A genome region from Setaria italica strain Yugu1 chromosome III, Setaria_italica_v2.0, whole genome shotgun sequence includes the following:
- the LOC101772666 gene encoding putative disease resistance protein At5g47280, which translates to MDRMLLEQLAGEALREVLGAVRGTLFCRSTAERLRRSVEPLLPLVQGLGPHAAAGQRSAGELGELAARIREALDLARRAAASPRWNVYRAAQLARRMEAADRGIARWLERHAPAHVIGSVRRLRDEADARIGRLERRVEEIAAAAHPPPPALSFPVAPPPQMHKGLPMQMPMDAPPHKGVPMPMDATLTKASMAAMPVDAPPAKGMAMPAKAGVMAMDMELADGHEDEGMVGGGLKVAKEKVKEMVMSGGGGWEVVGISGMGGSGKTTLAMEIFRDHKVRAYYNNMIFFETISQSANLETIKMKLWEQISGNIVLGAYNQIPEWQLKLGPREKGPVLVILDDVWSLSQLEDLVFKFPGCKTLVVSRFKFPTLVKQTYEMQLLDEEEAFSVFCRAAFDQECVPKTADKRLVKQVSAECRGLPLALKVIGASLRDQPPKIWLSAKNRLSRGEAISDSHETKLLERMAASVECLSEKVRDCFLDLGCFPEDKKIPLDVLINIWMEIHDLDEPDAFAILVELSDKNLLTLVNDAQNKAGDLYSSYHDYSVMQHDVLRDLALHMSGRDPLNKRRRLVMPRREETLPRDWQRNKDTPFEAQIVSIHTGEMKETDWFQMSFPKAEVLILNFASSVYYLPPFIATMQNLKALVLINYGTTSATLDNLSAFSMLSGLRSLWLEKITLPPLPKTTIPLKNLRKISLVLCELNNSLRGSTMDLSMTFPRLSNLTIDHCIDLKELPSSICEIISLETISISNCHDLTELPYELGKLHCLSILRVYACPALWRLPPSVCSLKRLKYLDISQCINLTDLPEELGHLTNLEKIDMRECSRLRSLPRSSSSLKSLGHVVCDEETALLWREAEQVIPDLRVQVAEECYNLDWLVD; encoded by the exons aTGGACCGGATGCTGCTGGAGCAGCTCGCCGGGGAGGCGCTGCGGGAGGTGCTGGGCGCGGTGCGTGGCACGCTCTTCTGCCGCTCCACGGCCGAGCGCCTGCGCCGGAGCGTTGAGCCGCTGCTGCCGCTCGTGCAGGGCCTgggcccgcacgccgccgccgggcagcgCTCGGCGGGGGAgctcggcgagctcgccgcccgGATCCGGGAGGCGCTCGACctggcgcgccgcgccgcggcgtccCCGCGGTGGAACGTGTACCGCGCCGCGCAGCTGGCGCGCCGGATGGAGGCCGCCGACCGGGGCATCGCGCGCTGGCTCGAGCGCCACGCCCCCGCGCACGTCATCGGCAGCGTGCGCAGGCTCCGCGACGAGGCCGACGCGCGGATCGGGCGGCTCGAGCGCCGCGTCGAGGAAatcgccgcggccgcgcacccgccgccgcccgcgctctccttccccgtcgcgccgccgccgcagatgcACAAGGGCCTGCCGATGCAGATGCCCATGGACGCGCCGCCGCACAAGGGCGTGCCGATGCCCATGGACGCGACGCTCACCAAGGCCTCCATGGCCGCTATGCCAGTGGACGCGCCGCCCGCCAAAGGCATGGCCATGCCCGCCAAGGCCGGAGTGATGGCCATGGACATGGAGCTCGCCGACGGGCACGAGGACGAGGGGatggtcggcggcggcctcaAGGTGGCCAAGGAGAAGGTGAAGGAGATGGtcatgagcggcggcggcggctgggaggTGGTCGGGATCTCCGGCAtgggcggcagcggcaaaacCACGCTCGCCATGGAGATCTTCAGGGATCACAAGGTCCGAG CCTACTACAACAACATGATCTTCTTTGAGACGATCTCACAATCTGCGAACCTGGAAACCATCAAGATGAAGCTGTGGGAGCAGATCAGCGGAAACATCGTGCTTGGTGCATACAACCAGATCCCGGAATGGCAGCTCAAGCTAGGGCCGAGGGAAAAAGGACCAGTCCTTGTTATCCTTGACGATGTGTGGTCTCTCTCACAGCTTGAGGATCTCGTCTTCAAGTTCCCTGGGTGCAAGACTCTTGTTGTATCAAGATTTAAGTTCCCCACGTTGGTAAAACAGACATATGAAATGCAGTTGCTTGATGAGGAGGAGGCTTTTTCTGTCTTCTGCCGTGCTGCCTTCGATCAGGAGTGTGTTCCTAAGACTGCTGACAAGAGATTGGTTAAGCAGGTCTCTGCAGAGTGCAGAGGCCTTCCTCTAGCTCTGAAGGTCATTGGTGCATCGTTGCGTGATCAACCTCCTAAGATATGGCTGAGTGCCAAGAACCGGTTGTCGCGAGGGGAGGCTATTTCTGACTCCCATGAGACCAAGCTCCTGGAGAGAATGGCGGCAAGTGTTGAGTGCTTGTCAGAGAAGGTTAGAGATTGTTTCCTTGATCTGGGCTGCTTCCCAGAGGATAAGAAGATCCCTCTTGATGTGTTGATCAACATTTGGATGGAGATTCATGATCTTGATGAACCAGATGCTTTTGCCATCTTGGTTGAGCTTTCAGACAAGAACCTTCTTACTCTTGTCAACGATGCACA GAACAAGGCTGGAGATTTGTATAGTAGCTACCATGACTACTCGGTGATGCAACATGATGTGTTGAGAGATCTTGCACTCCACATGAGTGGGCGTGACCCTCTGAATAAACGGAGGCGGTTGGTGATGCCAAGAAGGGAAGAAACTCTTCCAAGGGACTGGCAGAGGAACAAGGACACTCCGTTTGAAGCTCAGATAGTTTCCATTCATACAG GTGAAATGAAAGAGACTGACTGGTTCCAGATGAGCTTCCCCAAGGCCGAAGTGCTCATCCTCAACTTCGCCTCAAGCGTTTACTACCTCCCACCATTCATCGCAACGATGCAGAACCTGAAAGCCTTGGTGCTGATCAACTACGGCACCACCAGCGCAACCCTCGACAACCTATCTGCCTTCTCCATGCTCAGCGGCCTGAGGAGCCTCTGGTTGGAGAAGATCACACTCCCACCGCTGCCAAAGACCACGATCCCGCTGAAGAACCTgcgcaagatctccctcgtccTCTGCGAGCTGAACAACAGCCTAAGAGGGTCGACGATGGACCTCTCCATGACCTTCCCCCGCCTGTCCAACCTCACAATTGACCACTGCATAGATCTGAAGGAGCTGCCATCAAGTATCTGCgagatcatctccctcgagacCATCTCCATCTCGAACTGTCATGACCTCACCGAGCTTCCATATGAGCTGGGCAAGTTGCATTGCCTGAGCATCCTTCGGGTCTATGCCTGCCCAGCGTTGTGGCGGCTCCCGCCGTCGGTGTGCAGCCTGAAGAGGCTGAAATACCTTGACATATCCCAGTGTATCAACCTGACAGACCTCCCAGAGGAGCTTGGTCACCTGACGAACCTGGAGAAGATCGACATGCGGGAATGCTCGCGCCTAAGGAGCCTCCCAAGGTCGTCGTCCTCCCTGAAGTCCCTCGGCCATGTCGTCTGCGACGAGGAGACAGCGTTGCTGTGGAGGGAGGCTGAGCAGGTAATCCCTGACCTCCGGGTGCAGGTGGCAGAGGAGTGTTACAACCTGGACTGGCTTGTAGACTGA
- the LOC101772001 gene encoding serine/threonine-protein kinase SAPK9 has translation MDTAAAAAAGAVAPAGKTGAAPPPPTDIPIMHDGDRYEHVRDIGSGNFGVARLMRCRATDALVAVKYIERGDKIDDNVQREIINHRSLRHPIIRFKEVILTPTHLAIVMEYASGGELFTRISNAGRFSENEARFFFQQLISGVSYCHSMQICHRDLKLENTLLDGSTAPRLKICDFGYSKSALLHSQPKSTVGTPAYIAPELLMKKEYNGKIADVWSCGVTLYVMLVGGYPFEDPEDPKNFRKTVQKIMGAQYAIPDYVHVSPECRDLLSRIFVVNPDHRITMAQIISHPWFVINLPIDIMIDGTMDYEEPDQPMQNMNEIMQILAEATIPPAPTRLTAQLPEGLDMDEDTEDSDSDMDTDTDTGSSGELILAL, from the exons atggacacggcggcggcggcagcagcgggagcggtggcgccggccggaaagacgggggcggcgccgccgccgccgacggatATACCGATAATGCACGACGGCGACCGGTACGAGCACGTGCGGGACATCGGGTCCGGCAACTTCGGCGTCGCGCGACTCATGCGCTGCCGCGCCACCGacgccctcgtcgccgtcaaGTACATCGAGCGCGGCGACAAG ATTGACGATAACGTGCAGCGGGAGATCATCAACCACCGGTCGCTGCGCCACCCCATCATCCGCTTCAAGGAG GTCATCCTGACGCCGACCCACCTCGCCATCGTCATGGAGTACGCCTCCGGCGGGGAGCTCTTCACGCGCATCAGCAATGCCGGTCGCTTCAGCGAGAATGAG GCTCGGTTCTTCTTCCAGCAGCTGATTTCTGGGGTTAGCTACTGCCACTCCATG CAAATATGCCACCGCGATTTAAAGCTCGAGAACACTCTGCTGGATGGAAGCACGGCGCCTCGGCTCAAGATATGTGACTTTGGTTATTCCAAG TCAGCTCTTCTGCATTCACAACCAAAGTCCACTGTGGGAACTCCAGCATACATTGCTCCTGAACTTTTAATGAAGAAAGAATACAATGGCAAG ATTGCGGATGTGTGGTCATGTGGGGTGACCCTCTATGTGATGTTGGTTGGCGGGTATCCTTTTGAGGATCCAGAAGATCCTAAGAATTTCAGAAAGACAGTtcag AAAATAATGGGGGCTCAGTATGCGATTCCCGACTATGTCCATGTATCTCCAGAATGCCGAGACCTTTTATCAAGGATCTTTGTTGTCAATCCAGACCAT AGGATCACCATGGCTCAGATAATAAGCCATCCTTGGTTCGTGATTAACCTCCCTATTGACATAATGATTGATGGCACAATGGACTATGAGGAGCCGGACCAGCCGATGCAGAACATGAACGAGATCATGCAGATACTGGCAGAGGCAACCATACCACCTGCTCCAACCCGCCTAACTGCCCAGTTGCCTGAAGGCCTTGACATGGACGAAGACACTGAGGATTCAGACTCAGACATGGACACCGACACCGATACTGGGAGCAGTGGGGAGCTAATTTTGGCCCTGTAA